Genomic segment of Sarcophilus harrisii chromosome 4, mSarHar1.11, whole genome shotgun sequence:
TTATCTGACCCAAAGCAGTGCCCCCAACCTGCAAGTACACACTTAGGCCCttgcccttccccccacccccagtgcCTTTTAACATTGGAAAGGAAAATGTGCCAGTGCCAAtgcctttctcctctcctccctagCCCATTGCATGCCTCAGAAACCCCAACCAACAAGTCATCTGCTGGCCCAGTCCAACAACCTGCCCAGGATCTTTGtaggaaaaacattttgtaaactttagagTGCCATGTCAAGGTTAAGGAGTTAGGGTGAGACCATAGATGTGTTCTGGGGGTAGCAAATTCAGAGATGATTTGAGGACCACCAGGTGGAGCTCCCAGAAGCCTAATTATCCTGGTTGGTTTTGTTTGCTGGACAGGAAGGAGCAGCATTCCAAACTTCGTTCTAGTTGTCCTTCCCAATGTTCCATGCACATCCAGCAAGagtctttttttgtcatttcaagaacaatttcctttttttattgatGCATGCCATTATCCTCAGTGTTGGGGGAAAGATTTGTTAAGGGAATGTTTTAGATGCCAACTTTATCGATTACTGATTGATCTCCTGATGAACAACAGTGTAAGGCTGGATCCTCTCTCTCCACTACCACTGCTGGACATACTCCATAGcctgagggaggggagagggaaggaatggaGCAGGCAAGTAAAAGTTAGGCACTTACTGAGCTCAATGAAGGGGCTAGCTAGAgtttgacttggagtcaggaaaatgcaAGTTTGAATTCTGCTTAAAAGATTTTACTGATTAGCCCTGTGATCCAGGGCAAATTTGTAACCTTTATttctccctcaatttcttcatctataaaatggattaaataatAGCACCTGATCACAAGGttaatctctgtttcctcaaataataataatagcacttccctccTTGGGTTGGgacaggtggtgcagtggatagagcactgggcttggagtcaggaaggaggcctgagttcaaatccagcttcagacaatttctagttgtgtgatcctgggcaagtcacttaatcttgtgtttgcttcagtttccttatctgcaaaataagctggagaaggaaatggcaaacactgaagaaaaaacaataattctGGAGTGTACTGAGGTTCAAGTGAGATGATAATTACAAAACAcctgttttttcttattcctattttctcattttttgggtCTAGTATCTTAAGTTATTAATTATCCCATTCTTTTGCACCCAGGTCTTGCATGTTTCCCCCTTTCCACTATGTTCCTTTTATCTCACCCACCAATTTGCCCAACTGTCACTTCTCTTGAGCCTTCTTTGTAGCTGGCTGCATTACATCCCCTGTCTAGAATTTggagtaaaagaaagaaggaattgtcTATACTCACTGCCTACTGCCTCCCCCCCCTTTCCTTACCACATTGCCTTGTAGTCAGGcaccaattatatatataatacacatatatatatttaatattttgttttttatgtcactctttcccttctctctcaccCAGAAAGCCGGCTTTTAtaatagagaatttaaaaagtggagggaaaaaaagcaattcagcaaaTCTGATTATCACACCAACTTAGTATTAACGCTGTGGTATTCCACATTTTTCAAAGTGAGGGTGACATGGGGTGGATTTTTCTTCAGAGCCAAGATTGGTCATGATAATTACACGTTTTTATAGATGCGGGGCATTTCGTCAGGCCTTGTTCTTTCTGCCATATTCAACACATTTGATCATTCCTCAAAACCTGGCACCCTTCCCTTGAATTCTTCCAATTCCCCAGCTGAAGGCAATTAGTCCCCACCTTTTGTTGTAATCTCCACctacaaatttaaattaaaccCATGTGGTTCTGGCACCAACCTGGCTCAGGGACTAACCCTAAGGGGCAGGATGTAATTAGGTAATTAGAATCAGAAGACAATGTTAAATCCAGCTCCACTGCCTATTGTCAGTGTAGCTTTTAAGTAGAGGCAATCTGCTGGGGATGAAATAGGACAGGATCATGGGTACATATACCAGTAGAGTGGTGGGGTCTTGGAAAAGAGTCTCAACCCTCCTCCCCATGGCAATTTCTCTGGATCacagctggaaggggccttaaaaGCCTTAGTCCTACCCTCCACATTTTTTACCTCTCATATGGTTAACACAATCCCTGAATGACTCTCAAAATCTCGGGTTTCTTGCTGCTTCTGCTGAGTTCCAGTCCTGCATCTTCAACTAAAGTTGGACATTTCCACCCGGATGTCCTGCTATCATTTCAAATGTGCCTAAAACTGaactagtgattttttttttgcccaaattagcttttttcatatttcccatttttcctttccttccctttccctaactttccttttcctttccctcccccccacctttgccctttccttttttcccttttttccttgcatctctcctttcctctttcctgcttccctccctctcctcctttctttcctctctccttccctctcttttcttccttcaccttcttcccccccccttctttccccctaccTCTCCgtttcccccctccttctcccttttcctccctccctacccctttttcttctccctttcccttattccccccttcccttcccttaatcccctccctttcccttcttttcccctccctcccccttttcctccctccttcccttctcctttctctcctccctccttccctttcccttctcccccctcccttctttcctccctccttccctctttcctccttcccccttcccctctctcctccttcctccttccctcctttttcctctctcccttcctccttccctcccttctctccttcccttctcccttcttcccttcccttttccccttcctccctccttccctttttctcttcctcccttcttccctttttctcttcctcccttcttccctttgtccctccctccttttctttctccttccctccctccctctatccttccctcccttctttccactctccctcctttccttctttctttccttttttccttccttttctttcttcctccctcccttccttccttttttccttccctttcctttcctctcttccctccttcctttcctttctttttccctaatcTCCCTTTCTTACTCTcttgtctccctctcccttcctttttccctttctggctcccttctttcccttcacttcttcctcttctccctgctttccttctccctccctctcttctttcatatctgcctcctttccccattttttcatatctatttcctccctcctttcccttttccttctctttctccctttatttcctttcttttttcttttttctttttcttcctccttttctctttccttccttctctttcttttttatccacctatccttcctttttctttcttttcttttcttcctttctccctccctcttctcttttttctcctctcttctctcttccctcctccctctctctttccttgtcccttttcctcctcttcattcctttcctcccccctttcccttcatgcttatttcttttcatctccatGACATCTTTCTCAATGGCCCAGTCtttggtgtctttctcctttgaGCTTCTATAACACCTTAATCAATTTTACTATTCACAGGCACCTAATGTCTACCTCCTTTTTATCATCCTTAatctttcttttgtatctcttctgCATCTCTGAAACTACAAGCCTCCTGAGGCCTTGgattgtctcttttctctgtatattCCTAGTGCCCACTATGAGGTATCTCACACATAAAATGCATTTAGGAATCCCTTGGTGATTGTGATTTGAAGCCCCTTACAGAGAACTATAccaatcttccccccccccccccccctgcccttACCATAGCAAAGTGACAGAGCCCTGTATTCCTGGATGGGGATTGTGATGGGAAGAGAGTGGGGATTGCTtgccctttcctctccccttacAACTTATCCTTTCCTAGCATTATAGACTCAGAGGTGGAAGGGCTCTCAGGGGTTGGGCATCTAGGTCTAATTTCCCCTTTGTTTACAAGTAGGGCAACTGGCTTAGCTGTCAGGTCGGGTGATCTGCCCAGGGGTCACGCGGGTCATAGGTAGTAAATCAAGTCTTTGcactccaaatccaacactccTCACAATTCACTCACACTCATTCTCTGTCTCGTTCTTACCGTGTATCTTTTTCCACGTTTGGAATGGCGAAGAGTAGAATCTGGGGCACCTGATGGTGGGGTTGAAATGGAACAGAAAACAGAAGTTATTGATAAATagttccattcattcattcaatcctGTATGATTGCTACTATTGCTAGCTGTAGGAGTGTGGTCTGacctttaagattctttttactTATAAATCCCATAGTACTGTATGCAAGGAACTaaaaaagttagctaattaaaacAGACCACTTGCCCTCGTAGAATTCACAAATTTTTAGGGGGTATTTGACACCACCCAAATGAtcaattattattaacaatagctaattaatattattttggaaTAGGCTCTTTGCTAAAGTTGACCATCTGCTGACAATTGTTTTAGCAATTTATCCTGTCAGAAACAAGTTTAGAAGAACTacaatcattattttcattcaacaagcattccttaagcacctactatgtgtcaaattcTGGGCTGgatgaagagaaaatagattctgGGCTGGATGAAGGGGAAATAGACTTAATGGAAACAACCTGTGCTTCCAAGTAGCTAACAATATACTACTGGGGATGTTAGGAGGAAAACAAACTTGTACACAtaaatctaaaatatatacaaaattataccAAGTAGTTGGGGAGAGAGGGTACTAACAACTGGGGAGGGATAGGAAAAGTCTCATGCAGGGGATGacttgagttttaaaggaaatgattttttaagaaGCAGAGGTGAAGAGATTTTCTTAAGAGGCAGAGTGAAGAGTGAGTGCATTCCAGCCTCAGGGGGAGAGCTTGTGCAAAGAGTATTTGAAGCAATATTTATACAGATGAAATCATAGAATCACCAAGTGTGAAAGTTCTAGTAAGTCAAGGGAATACAGGAAAGCTTCCAGGAAGAGTTGGCATTTTAAGGTTGAGTATATTTCAACAGAAAAATTTTCCAGGCTTAGGAAATGTTCTTAAGGGAACAAAGATATGGATGGAGATAGGAAAGATATAACTGggcaggaaggaagaggggaTAGCAAAGTGAAGGAAAGTAGTATGAACTAAGGCTAGCCAGTTAAGAAGGTGCCAGCCAGGTAATACGGCTTTGAATTCCAGCCTGAGAGTTTGTACTTTGTTTAGAAGGCAAATAGGACACCTACCAGTGAATTTGGGTACAGTAGTAATAAAATGAGATCACGAAGATTTTAACAGCAGTTTATAGGATGGATAGAAGAGAAACTGGAAGCTGGGAGATTCATTTTAGAAGCTCATGCTATAGTCTGGGTCTAGAATCAGCAGGAACACAAAGGAGGGGACAAATGAGAATGATTACAGAAGTAAAAAGGGTTTTGACACTTGATTGGATGTGGAGGCTGAAAGGGGCAGAACCAGAGACTCTGAGTTTCCACTTCTGGGTATGAAAATTTCCTAGAAAAAAGCTCCCACTCTAAATTGTTTTCAGTCCTAATATACTTTTGATGGCCTGCCATCTAAACATCTTCCCAGCTCTctgtattctttctctctccttctcaaaCTCAGGACCTCTTTTCCCAAGGTacctaatttgtatttatttcttcatctatatgttgttcccccctccccaaaagaaCAGAGatttcttgaggacaagaactataTCTATTGCATCTCTTTGCAATCAGTAAACAGACATGTAAGTGATGGGTAGGCTATTGGTCCCTAAGTgggagggatataaagaaaggctcTCAAGGAGCTCCCTGTCTACCCAGTAGGTGCTTGAGAAATGCTTGATGAGCAGCAGATAGGTTGGGAGCCTGTGGTTTTTCATCTTTCAGGTCCTACAAGCATACAACCAGACTTAGGCTGGGCTTGTCTGGGAGAGGGGGCTGGGTAACTTGGTGCTCCCTATGGGGTGATCCCCTCTCTCTGCTCAGCCCAACTCCACATCCCCACCCCCCAAACTCCCGGGACAGCTCACTTACTGTGTTTGAACTCTTGGGGTTGATgggctgcagcagcagcagcagcggcggcagcggcggcagcTTGCTGATGACCCACGGAATGAATTTTGTGATGATGGTGACCAGTGTGATGTCCAGTCTCTCTCTGTTCTTTGCTCTGACGTTGGCTCTTGCTCTGTTCCCGGTCCCGGACCTGGCTCTTGCTCTGGCGCTGGCCCTTGCCCAGGCCCCGCTCCCGCTCCTGGCTCTTGCTCTGACATGGGTCCCGGTTCCGGTCTCGGCTCTTGCTGTGGACCACTTCCTGCACATCATCTTGGTCCTCCTCCTGGTCGTCGTCGTGATCGTGGTTTCTGCTCTGATGTTGGCCCTGACCTTGGAAGTGACACTGGCACTGGCACATGCAGTGGCCCATAGTATGGCGTTCAGGAAACATGAAGCAGCCTCTCAAGTCATCTGGATTCTCTCCAGTGAGGAAGGCGCTGGTGTTCCGGTGAGAGGTCTCTGGGCTCAGGTTGCCATATAGGTAATCAGCGTCAGGGCTTGGAGAACGGTACCGTTGATAGGGTTCAAGACCCATGCAATATCTTTGTTCCTCCAggtcattttctatctttttgttcTTCAATTCCTGAGATGTTCCAGAGACTGCTTCAGCATCCAGTCCCTCACTTTCCCAGCCAGGGCTGTGCTGATCTGATGGTGATTGGGTGACCAAGCAACCTCCCCCAGCCCCAGGTAATGGCACCCTTCCAGGGTTGTGGGTGGGGaggatggggtggggaagggTAGATTTGaattgggaggggggagaagggatgAGTCAGTAATACAAATGACTTTCAACAGTGAGCAGAATTTAAAAGCTCAGAGTCCTAGAGCTGAACTTCCCCCCTTAGTCCCTAAGCTAAGATCTGGCTCACATCATAACTAGCTGAGTCAACAAAGAGAGCCAAGGACAGGAAAAGTCAAGAGGAAATCCCAATgcaattcagcaaacattcattaagcatctataGCATGCAAGGGACCATGCTCCCAAGAggctttttctccctcccctccatcccCAATGTAGAAATTCATTGCTGAGAAGCAATTGCTACTAGGGGGTCCTTCTCTCCCAAGTATGTgtacttttctcctcctcataTTTAAATCTTTTCCAAGTCCCAGACTCAGCTCCCCTGCTGGCTATTGGGAGATTTTAAATAAACAACTTGGGGAGCAGATTAAAAGAGAGCAATCCTCAGAGGGTCCAGGCTTCCCCTCACTTACCTGTTGAAGCTGGTAGTGTCTCCTCCTGTCCAAAGCCATCTGTCTGCGCCTGGCTTCCCAATGATAAGCGCTGGCCATGGTGTTggaatttggagaaggaaaggagatagagaatggtaaggaaaagagaaatgttgaggggaaaggagaagggagaaggggagaagaggaagtggggggaagaagcgaggagaaaaggagaaagagatggatagaaaatagagaagaaaggaagaagggaaaagaaagggaaagggaagggaaagggaagggagaggaaggaaaagagggtagggaaaaggaagggaaaggaaaaggaggggaagggacaggagagagaagagaagttaCTACTTTTTCCACCACACTGTCCCCTCCTCCATGAAAAAACCCTGTTCAGCCTTACCTGTAACCAGAGCCACCTCATAATGTAAACTGCTGTCAGGGCAACTGGGATAGAGGaggtgggtgtgtatgtgtgtgtgtgtgagagtgtgtgtgtgtgtatgtgtgtgtgtgtgtgtgtgtctatgtgggTGTGTGTCTGGGTAGATGGAATGAGGGAGAACTGCTTGTCCCCATAAGCATCCCCAACGTCTCCATCTCTTCCAGTCTCTTGAGAAAACAATTCCCAGATTCCATCTACTTGACCCACTCCCTCAGAAACACTGATGGCACTGAGGGAAATGTCTCAAGGAGGCCAAGTCAGGCTGGTCCTTTGCATTTCCTTTCTGGAATCTTTGTACAAAGGTATGAATTCTGCAAGCCCCATTCCCTTTAATATGTGAATTTCCTTTTAGGGAATTTTAGGGAATCAAAAGTTTTGAGCTACAATAAAGGAGAAATGATTCAGTTCAACCAACACACTTATTCAAATCAACAAATTACAGCCAAGCATCAAGTGCCTACTATTGTAGGTACTTTGCTAGGCACAAGGGgatgcaaagaatgaaataagtgccctcaaggaacttacattcaataacatatacatattagtaaatacaataaaaaaatagacCTGTGATTTCCGTACACCAATGTACAGATTGCTGGGTGAAGGAATTCCTCTAACAATAAATGCAATTGGCAATCTCATATAACTTACAATCTTAAGGAAAGGTCTGGAGCCCTGAGAGAGGTCAAGTTACCTGGATCTCATACCCCTGAGCTGGTATGAGACTCATACAAAATCTGACTCGtacaaaacacaaaatatataccaACTGAAGACCGAGTGAACGGGGCGAGGAACACCTCTAAATAACTGGGAAAGACCTCCTGTAGGAGCTACAACTTCAGCAGAACTTTGAAGGagctagggattctaaaaggGGGATATGAGAAACAGTCTATGCATAGAAATGGAGGCTGAGGGGTAACCAGGTGGCCCAGTGGGTAGAGCacaggctctggagtcaggaggatcttatAGTTCAAATTGAaatctcagactcttactagctatgtgatcctgggtaagccaCCTAAAAGTAGAAGAGAAGTAGAGACTACTGGATGAGGAGCTACAAAAGTCTCTTTGTCTGAGGTACAAAgtgtgaagggaagaaaaattaaattagctTGAAATGGGAGATTGAAGCCAAACtagaaagggctttaaaagtcaatcAGACTTACAgtgttttatcctagaggcagtGGGGAAACCCTGGAGCTTCTTGAGTCCAGGAGCTACATGGTCTACTGTGTTCAAAGGACTGTGCTTTATACTGGGATAGAACCAAATTTTCTCATGGAGTTTTCGGTCTTTAAGAAGAAAGGCGCGGGTAAGTATATAACGCAATAATAGCAGGTAAATGCGTCATAGAGGTATAAAACAAAATGCTCTATGGAAGGGGAGAAGTCATTGTGACTGGAGAGATCAGAGAGAGTTCGTGAGAAGGCTACATCTGAATTGGACTTTAAAGGATCGGGCTCTAAGCAACGCGTCGGGACTCCCTCTCCGGGCCACCTGTCCCCAGCCTCCTCGGAAGACCTGCACGGACTTGACAACTTGGAGGAGCTCTCCCCCAACAAGAGCTCCCAAATCCGCGCGAGCGAGAGCGGGCAGGACGGCGGCAAAATGTTTATTGGAGGTGTAAGCTGGGATGGGAGCCAGAAAGATCTCGTCGGATACCTGTTTGGTTTTGGAGTAGTCCTTGAAGTCAGCGCATTTAAAATGGATCCCCTCTCAGGGAAACTCGAGTGGTTTTGCATTTGTGCTTTTCAAAGATGCTTCCAATGATAAGGTCCTGGAACTTAAAGAGCCCAAGCTGGATGACAAGTTGATAGACCTCAAATGGGCTAAAGCGAAAGGAGCTCTCcgaaaaaaagcatttgttggTGGAGTGAACTCGGATATATCTGAAGAACAAATCAAAGAATACTTTGGAGCATTTGGAGGGATGGAACAGATTGAACTCCTTATCCAccgaaaaggaaatgaaagaagaggaTCTTGTTTCATCACATATACAGATGAAGAACCAGAAAGAATGATTAGAAGTAGATATCATCAGCTTGTTTCTGGGAAGTGTGAAATCGAAGTTGCCCGGCCCAGAGATGTATACAGGAAGCAACAGCAATAACAGGAGGGAGAGATGTTGCAGATGGTAGGGGTGGTGGTAGGGGAGATGGGACTAAGGGTCTTGGCCCAAGGTCAGAGTCAAAACTGGAACCAGGATTTAATAACTATTATGACCAatcatactagctgtatgaccct
This window contains:
- the CCDC200 gene encoding coiled-coil domain-containing protein 200 isoform X2: MASAYHWEARRRQMALDRRRHYQLQQELKNKKIENDLEEQRYCMGLEPYQRYRSPSPDADYLYGNLSPETSHRNTSAFLTGENPDDLRGCFMFPERHTMGHCMCQCQCHFQGQGQHQSRNHDHDDDQEEDQDDVQEVVHSKSRDRNRDPCQSKSQERERGLGKGQRQSKSQVRDREQSKSQRQSKEQRETGHHTGHHHHKIHSVGHQQAAAAAAAAAAAAAHQPQEFKHSAPDSTLRHSKRGKRYTAMEYVQQW
- the CCDC200 gene encoding coiled-coil domain-containing protein 200 isoform X3, which gives rise to MALDRRRHYQLQQELKNKKIENDLEEQRYCMGLEPYQRYRSPSPDADYLYGNLSPETSHRNTSAFLTGENPDDLRGCFMFPERHTMGHCMCQCQCHFQGQGQHQSRNHDHDDDQEEDQDDVQEVVHSKSRDRNRDPCQSKSQERERGLGKGQRQSKSQVRDREQSKSQRQSKEQRETGHHTGHHHHKIHSVGHQQAAAAAAAAAAAAAHQPQEFKHSAPDSTLRHSKRGKRYTPPPDVIISKSLWKSLKP
- the CCDC200 gene encoding coiled-coil domain-containing protein 200 isoform X1, which gives rise to MASAYHWEARRRQMALDRRRHYQLQQELKNKKIENDLEEQRYCMGLEPYQRYRSPSPDADYLYGNLSPETSHRNTSAFLTGENPDDLRGCFMFPERHTMGHCMCQCQCHFQGQGQHQSRNHDHDDDQEEDQDDVQEVVHSKSRDRNRDPCQSKSQERERGLGKGQRQSKSQVRDREQSKSQRQSKEQRETGHHTGHHHHKIHSVGHQQAAAAAAAAAAAAAHQPQEFKHSAPDSTLRHSKRGKRYTPPPDVIISKSLWKSLKP